ATGGTTTTCGTCTGACTGCTAATCCTGAATATATTCCTATACTTGTTCAATCTGCCAAGTCGTTATGTAAGCGGTACTCATATAATGTAGGGTGCATCCAATCGTGGAATGCAAGAATGTCGGTTGGGGGAAAAAATACTTGGAAATACCCTGTGATAATTGATAATATGATGAATTTGGAATTATTATTTTGGGCCACTCAGGCTACCAACGATTCTATATATTGGAATATAGCGGTAAGTCATGCCGAGAAAACGATGAAGAATCAGATTCGGGCGGACTTTAGTTGTTATCATGTAGTAAACTATGATCCCGACACTGGAGATGTATTACACCGACAGACAGCTCAAGGGTTTGCAGATAATTCTACTTGGGCTCGTGGACAGGCATGGGGAGTTTATTCGTTTACTATGGTTTATAGATATACTAGAGATGAACGTTTTCTACGGACTGCTATAAATATGGCTGACTTTTTTCTGAATCATAAAAGTCTTCCCGATGATGGTATCCCATATTGGGATTTTAATGTCGGTGAGGAAGGATTTAATCCTGATTTTGAATACAATCCCCGTGATTATAGTATGATTCCCCGTGATGTTTCGGCAGCATGTATTGTAGCTTCTGCTTTATTTGAATTGTGTGGTTATGTTTCTGATGTAGATAAGAAACAAACTTATTACAGTGCAGCCATAAAAATATTAAATAACCTAAGTACAGATTATTATAGAGCGAAAGAAAATGAGAACCACAATTTTATTTTAAAACATAGTGTTGGTAATCTTCCTGGGAATAACGAAGTGGATGTGCCATTAATATATGCTGATTATTATTTCTTGGAAGCATTGATCAGGTATAATACTAGAATGCTCTCTTCGGATTTGTTTTCAACGAGAACAGGAGCTGTGAATAACTAAACCATGCCTTGTTGATAGAAAATGATCGAATATGATTAATATGCTTATTACTAATAAATTAACTTGTTAA
The DNA window shown above is from Bacteroides faecium and carries:
- a CDS encoding glycoside hydrolase family 88 protein, translated to MKIKLTIIFLAFFAIIWEGKCQVMVKKNFELAESQYWNMLNKAMDINCFPRTVKQDRLWCVPAEDWTSGFWPGALWYLYEYTKNNSWKDEAMKWTDSLKDIQYFVGHHDVGFMMYCSYGNGFRLTANPEYIPILVQSAKSLCKRYSYNVGCIQSWNARMSVGGKNTWKYPVIIDNMMNLELLFWATQATNDSIYWNIAVSHAEKTMKNQIRADFSCYHVVNYDPDTGDVLHRQTAQGFADNSTWARGQAWGVYSFTMVYRYTRDERFLRTAINMADFFLNHKSLPDDGIPYWDFNVGEEGFNPDFEYNPRDYSMIPRDVSAACIVASALFELCGYVSDVDKKQTYYSAAIKILNNLSTDYYRAKENENHNFILKHSVGNLPGNNEVDVPLIYADYYFLEALIRYNTRMLSSDLFSTRTGAVNN